From one Trifolium pratense cultivar HEN17-A07 linkage group LG1, ARS_RC_1.1, whole genome shotgun sequence genomic stretch:
- the LOC123893989 gene encoding uncharacterized protein LOC123893989: MELEQDPSLSGAYIRSLVKQLATTTKPKETMKTKHHEHENLRKHMKVQPQHHKKQVRRRLHTSRPYQEKLLNMAEARREIVTALKFHRASMKQASEKEQQQKHYQQHQQESLLVVSHSSQQLSHVSSFDFEKDLRFKSRRNPRIYPSCTNNFSNEFSYSSFSNYPISLPIQNSHIWPISSSFSPTFLVENSNYTLPNQSLGLNLSLHDFNNLDATLLLTNNNNNNSSLCSYSSPTSSSPQLSLANDHEVPSNGISQGEGVSLEVDTIESSDTITKVNEGGSQSHAAIDDESMEEMRSLGEQYQMEWNDTMNLVTSTLWFNFLKQMEHDDDACNYVFDEFMEFPAMLNAQEERCLEEWSEDYYLDLNLPW; this comes from the coding sequence ATGGAATTAGAACAAGACCCTTCTCTTTCTGGTGCTTATATCCGTAGTTTAGTGAAACAATTAGCAACCACAACAAAACCAAAAGAAACCATGAAAACCAAACACCATGAACATGAAAATTTAAGAAAACATATGAAAGTTCAACCACAACATCACAAAAAACAAGTTAGAAGAAGACTTCATACAAGTAGACCTTATCAAGAAAAGCTTCTAAATATGGCCGAGGCTAGAAGAGAAATTGTCACTGCCTTAAAATTTCATAGAGCATCTATGAAACAAGCTAGTGAAAAGGAGCAACAACAAAAGCATtatcaacaacatcaacaagaatCATTATTAGTAGTGTCTCATTCTAGCCAACAACTTTCACATGTTTCAAGTTTTGACTTTGAGAAAGATTTAAGGTTCAAGTCTAGGAGAAATCCTAGGATTTATCCATCATGCacaaacaatttttcaaatgaaTTTTCCTATTCTTCTTTCTCAAATTATCCAATCTCACTTCCAATTCAAAACTCTCACATATGGCCTATTTCTTCCTCATTTTCACCAACCTTTTTGGTTGAAAATTCCAATTATACCCTCCCAAATCAATCCTTAGGATTGAACCTTAGTTTACATGATTTCAACAATTTAGATGCTACCCTTTTACTtaccaacaacaataacaataactcTTCATTGTGTTCTTACTCATCTCCAACATCTTCATCTCCTCAACTTTCTTTAGCAAATGATCATGAAGTTCCATCAAATGGAATATCACAAGGAGAAGGAGTTTCCTTAGAGGTAGATACAATTGAATCAAGTGATACTATAACTAAGGTCAATGAAGGAGGCTCTCAATCTCATGCAGCCATTGATGATGAGAGTATGGAAGAGATGAGATCATTAGGAGAACAATATCAAATGGAATGGAATGATACAATGAATTTGGTTACATCAACTTTATGGTTCAATTTCTTGAAACAAATGGAACATGATGATGATGCATGTAATTATGTCTTTGATGAATTCATGGAATTTCCAGCTATGTTGAATGCACAAGAAGAGAGATGTTTAGAAGAATGGTCAGAGGATTACTACCTAGATCTTAACTTACCTTGGTAA
- the LOC123894005 gene encoding ethylene-responsive transcription factor ERF018-like, whose protein sequence is MNTHMIDSNIPTSSINVTPNDHNISCSNNNTSTNKLYKGVRKRKWGKWVSEIRLPNSRERIWLGSYDTQEKAARAFDAALYCLRGRHASFNFPNTPLTINVAVHHGVGLKSLSPQEIQEIAAKFANDYSPPIELSNQEDEEEEEEEEDQQVPIESQNDANSYSSCPLYDNESDMRRMDWTFEDMFDNMNGVANSIDYSLYNGLENMQYSSELQYSTQSFEEHNNDDQNECENAFSDHSFLWSWNF, encoded by the coding sequence ATGAACACACACATGATTGATTCCAACATTCCTACTAGTAGTATCAATGTCACCCCAAATGACCACAACATATCTTGTTCCAACAATAACACTAGTACTAATAAATTATACAAAGGGGTGAGGAAAAGAAAATGGGGAAAATGGGTCTCTGAAATTAGGCTTCCAAATAGCCGTGAAAGAATATGGTTAGGATCATATGATACACAAGAAAAAGCTGCAAGAGCATTTGATGCAGCTCTTTATTGTCTACGTGGTCGCCATGCTAGTTTCAATTTTCCTAATACACCCCTTACCATCAATGTAGCTGTTCATCATGGTGTTGGTCTCAAATCTCTTTCACCACAAGAGATTCAAGAGATTGCTGCCAAGTTTGCCAATGATTACTCGCCACCAATTGAGTTGAGCAATcaagaagacgaagaagaagaagaagaagaagaagatcaaCAAGTACCAATAGAGTCACAAAATGATGCCAATTCTTACTCATCATGTCCTCTTTATGACAATGAGAGTGATATGAGGAGGATGGATTGGACATTTGAGGATATGTTTGATAACATGAATGGTGTTGCTAATAGCATTGATTATAGCCTCTATAATGGGCTAGAAAATATGCAATACTCTAGTGAGCTACAAtattctactcaatcttttgaggAACATAATAATGATGACCAAAATGAATGTGAAAATGCTTTTTCAGATCATTCATTTCTTTGGAGTTGGAATTTTTGA